The nucleotide sequence CTAATGGCTGTTACTGCTTTTTTGATGGAACTTACCATTGCGCTTTCTTTTGAAGTGTTAAGTTCTTTCTCTTCATGATAACGGTGTATCAGAAATATTGAATAATCCATTGAAACTGCAAGTTGCAGTATGGCTGCCACAGAATTTGTAATATAAGATATTTCCCCGATAAAATAATTTGTTCCCATATTAATAAGAATGGCAGCACCTATCGAAAAAAGTATCAGCAGCGGTTCAATAATGGAAGTTGTTGCAAGAAAAAGAACAAGAAGTATGACAGCAAGTGCAATGACCATATATATTATCATTTCCTTGTTGACTATGCTTTGGAACTCATGAAGCATTGCAGGCTGACCGCCAAGATAATAATCTTCATCACCAACAAGTTTTTTTATTTCATCAATTACCTCAAGATTATTGCTTCCATTTTTATTTTCACCAAGACGCACCTGAAGTATTGTAGAATTTTCAGATATAAAATTTTCTTTTATGTCATCAGAAATAAACTCAGGAGGCACCTTGATGTCGGCATAATCATCAAGCCAGTCAACCGACCCGACTCCTTCTAGCTTTAGGATTTCTTCTTTGATTTCCATTACTTCCCATATCTCCTTGTCATGAACTGCAAGATAGACAGTTTCAGCAAGCCCAAAGTTCTCATTCAGAATTATCTGACCTTTTTTTGAATTAAGATTGTCGGGAATATATGAAAGCAGATCGTAATTTATTTTTGTTTTAATCATCCCCAGCACTGAAGGGATAATAAGAATCAAAAATATTATAATAACGGCTACTCTTTTTCCTACTACAAATCTACCTAACTTTTCCATGGCACTATAATTACCTTATATTCAAGCTTATATTTAATATATTATTTTAAATTGATTGTTTAAAACAGTTGTATGATATCAGTGCAAAAACAGTGTGTCAATATTTTTTGAATTATTTTTTTTGAGAAGGTAAAATATTTAAATATCTACTATATAAATTTATAGAGATAAATGATTTTTTATAAGAGTGTATGGGTATTTATAATTTATAAGGGTATAAGAGTATATGGGTATTTAAAAGGATATCTGAGCATTTATAAAATAGAAGCTGATGTGTTATTTACTTTAAAATGCTGCTCACTACGGAAGAAGCATACCTGTCTATGACAGTAAAGTCGTTAAAGTTCTGCCCAATGTCTTTTCCCAGACCCTTGCTGATAATTATTGGAAAACTGATGCCTGATATTAACTGGGTCACTTTTTCTGCAAGAAACTGGTCATCATTACTATTAGTCAGCTTTGAGATTATTTTTTTTAAAAACACGCCGTTTTCGTCAATAAGTTTTTCTATAAAAATACCGGGGCTTCCCTTATTTAATATCTTTTTTGCAATAATCCATATTATCCCGGTATTTTTTGAAAGCAGTTCCATCATTGCTTTTGCCCACTCTATAAGTGTAAGTTTTGTATATGAATCTTCTTTTCCGAGAATGCTGCTTACTTCCTGTACTTTTTCAGCAAAGTATATCTCTACCTCATTTAAAAGGTTGCTTGTTGATCTGAAATAATAATTGACCGCTGAAAGATTTACATTTGCAACTTTGGAAATCTCCCTTACCGTAAATTTTACAGTACCTTTCTGTCCTATGATTTTAAGGACAGCCTTTATTATTCTTTCCCTGGTTTCCGATTTTTCTTTCTGTATCATCTTTATTTATCAGGCCAAATTAGTAAAAAATTTATAATCATATACATATTAACTAACAGTTCTGCCTTAATGCTCGTGATATCAGGATTTATTATAGCAATAAATAC is from Actinomycetota bacterium and encodes:
- a CDS encoding TetR/AcrR family transcriptional regulator, whose product is MIQKEKSETRERIIKAVLKIIGQKGTVKFTVREISKVANVNLSAVNYYFRSTSNLLNEVEIYFAEKVQEVSSILGKEDSYTKLTLIEWAKAMMELLSKNTGIIWIIAKKILNKGSPGIFIEKLIDENGVFLKKIISKLTNSNDDQFLAEKVTQLISGISFPIIISKGLGKDIGQNFNDFTVIDRYASSVVSSILK